One Streptomyces sp. B21-105 genomic region harbors:
- a CDS encoding quinone oxidoreductase family protein has product MRAVEFQEYGGPEVLKVVQVETPEPGQGQVTVDAAYAGVNFADLKSRAEGYRVGSLPFRPGLEVSGRIRAVGQGVTGLRPGQEVAALVDRGAYAEVVVAEAAAVFPLPTGVDLRTAAALPTVLPTARALLHEVGRLRAGETVLVHGAAGGVGTVAGQLARAAGAGAVYGVVSSTAKAAHALEHGYDEVFTDDAFPDGVRRATGGRGVDLLLDPVGGDTLRRGLDTLAVFGRLVSFGNASGAPPWQVGQPELYEGGRSVAGFSILSLARSAPEELRSLTERALRTVAEGTVRVPVTAEFPLADAAGAHALMGGRTSTGKLLLRISG; this is encoded by the coding sequence ATGCGCGCAGTGGAGTTCCAGGAGTACGGCGGCCCCGAGGTGCTGAAGGTCGTCCAGGTCGAGACGCCCGAGCCGGGGCAGGGACAGGTCACCGTCGACGCCGCCTACGCCGGCGTCAACTTCGCGGATCTGAAGTCCCGCGCGGAGGGGTACCGGGTGGGTTCCCTGCCGTTCCGCCCGGGGCTGGAGGTCTCCGGACGGATCCGGGCCGTCGGCCAGGGCGTCACCGGTCTGCGCCCCGGGCAGGAGGTCGCCGCCCTGGTCGACCGCGGCGCGTACGCGGAGGTCGTGGTCGCCGAGGCCGCCGCCGTCTTCCCGCTCCCCACGGGCGTGGACCTGCGCACGGCGGCCGCGCTGCCCACCGTGCTGCCGACCGCGCGCGCCCTGCTGCACGAGGTGGGGCGGCTGCGCGCCGGCGAGACCGTGCTGGTGCACGGCGCGGCGGGCGGCGTCGGCACGGTCGCCGGGCAGCTGGCCCGGGCGGCCGGCGCGGGCGCGGTGTACGGCGTCGTCTCCTCCACGGCCAAGGCGGCGCACGCCCTCGAGCACGGTTACGACGAGGTCTTCACCGACGACGCCTTCCCCGACGGCGTCCGCCGTGCCACCGGCGGCAGGGGCGTCGACCTGCTGCTCGACCCGGTGGGCGGCGACACCCTGCGTCGCGGCCTCGACACGCTGGCCGTCTTCGGACGCCTGGTGTCCTTCGGCAACGCGAGCGGGGCGCCGCCGTGGCAGGTCGGGCAGCCCGAGCTGTACGAGGGGGGCCGCTCCGTCGCCGGGTTCTCCATCCTGAGCCTGGCCCGGTCGGCGCCCGAGGAGCTCCGCTCACTCACCGAGCGCGCTCTGCGCACCGTCGCCGAGGGCACGGTACGCGTTCCGGTCACCGCGGAGTTCCCCCTGGCGGACGCGGCCGGCGCCCACGCGCTGATGGGCGGCCGCACGTCGACCGGCAAGCTGCTGCTGCGGATCTCCGGCTGA
- a CDS encoding ArsR/SmtB family transcription factor, translating to MTKRTEGASHRAAPVHTDPGEVSVVTALSALADPVRIQLIRELAGSADWTRSCGGFDVPVGKAALSHHFSVLRCAGLVEQRDEGPRRTNRLRREEFDACFPGLLDLVLRDDAG from the coding sequence ATGACGAAGCGGACCGAGGGCGCAAGCCACCGTGCGGCGCCCGTGCACACGGACCCGGGTGAGGTGTCGGTCGTGACCGCGCTGTCCGCGCTCGCCGACCCTGTACGCATCCAGCTGATCCGCGAACTGGCCGGCTCCGCCGACTGGACGCGCAGCTGCGGCGGCTTCGACGTGCCGGTCGGCAAGGCCGCGCTCAGCCACCACTTCTCGGTGCTGCGCTGCGCCGGCCTGGTCGAACAGCGCGACGAGGGCCCGAGGCGGACCAACCGGCTGCGCCGCGAGGAGTTCGACGCCTGCTTCCCCGGCCTGCTCGACCTGGTGCTCCGCGACGACGCCGGCTGA
- the cobN gene encoding cobaltochelatase subunit CobN: MILLLSTSDTDLLSARAAAGPVPYRFANPARLVLDDLPALLDGADLVVVRLLGGVRAWQDGLDLLLADGRPVVVLTGEQAPDAQLMAASTVPVGIAAEAHAYLAHGGPANLEQLARFLSDTVLLTGHGFDAPASAPTWGPLERPARADAADTSTAALDTPSALDVPTVAVLYYRAHHMSGNTAFVHALCDAVEASGARPLPLYVASLRAPEPELIEELRAADAIVTTVLAAGGTRPAEASAGGDDESWDAGALTSLDVPILQALCLTSSRTDWETSDEGVSPLDAAGQIAVPEFDGRLITVPFSFKEIDADGLPAYVADPERAARVAGIAVRHARLRHIPPADKRLALVLSAYPTKHSRIGNAVGLDTPASAVALLRRLREEGYDFGGADVPGLASGDGDELIMALIEAGGHDQDWLTEEQLARNPVRIPAADYRRWFAALPEELRRSVEEHWGPPPGEMFVDRSRDPEGDIVLAALRFGNLLILIQPPRGFGENPIAIYHDPDLPPSHHYLAAYRWIAARTEDGGFGADAMIHLGKHGNLEWLPGKNAGLSAACGPDAALGDLPLVYPFLVNDPGEGTQAKRRAHATLVDHLVPPMARADSYGDIARLEQLLDEYAQIASMDPAKLPAIRAQIWTLIQAAKLDHDLGLADRPDDDGFDDFLLHVDGWLCEVKDAQIRDGLHVLGNPPAGADRVNLVLAILRARQIWGGATALPGLREALGLDESAATRTTADEAEARARSLVQAMEDADWDPAAVPAEHGEQVAAVLEFAAREVVPRLAGTTAELDHAVHALAGGFVPAGPSGSPLRGLVNVLPTGRNFYSVDPKAVPSRLAWETGQALADSLLERYRTDNGEWPTSVGLSLWGTSAMRTAGDDVAEALALLGVRPVWDDASRRVTGVEPVPQEELGRPRIDVTLRISGFFRDAFPHTIGLLDDAVRLAASLDEPAEVNHVRAHVRADLAEHGDERRATTRIFGSRPGTYGAGLLQLIDSRDWRTDADLAEVYTVWGGYAYGRELDGRPARDEMETAYKRIAVAAKNTDTREHDIADSDDYFQYHGGMVATVRALRGTAPEAYIGDSTRPETVRTRTLVEETSRVFRARVVNPKWIEAMRRHGYKGAFELAATVDYLFGYDATTGVVADWMYDKLTETYVLDPTNREFLQQANPWALHGIAERLLEAQSRGMWAEPDPSVLERLRQVYLETEGDLEGED; the protein is encoded by the coding sequence ATGATCCTGCTGCTGTCGACGTCCGACACCGACCTGCTGAGCGCCCGCGCCGCCGCCGGCCCGGTCCCGTACCGCTTCGCCAACCCGGCCCGGCTCGTCCTCGACGACCTCCCCGCCCTCCTCGACGGCGCCGACCTCGTCGTCGTACGCCTCCTCGGCGGAGTGCGCGCCTGGCAGGACGGCCTCGACCTGCTGCTCGCCGACGGCCGCCCGGTCGTCGTCCTCACCGGTGAACAGGCCCCCGACGCCCAGCTGATGGCCGCGTCCACGGTCCCCGTGGGCATCGCCGCCGAAGCGCACGCGTATCTCGCCCACGGCGGCCCCGCCAACCTGGAGCAGCTCGCCCGCTTCCTCTCCGACACGGTCCTGCTCACCGGCCACGGCTTCGACGCCCCGGCGTCCGCTCCCACCTGGGGCCCGCTGGAGCGGCCCGCGCGGGCCGACGCCGCCGACACCTCGACGGCCGCCCTCGACACCCCGAGCGCCCTCGACGTCCCGACCGTCGCCGTGCTCTACTACCGGGCCCACCACATGAGCGGCAACACCGCCTTCGTGCACGCCCTGTGCGACGCCGTCGAGGCGTCCGGCGCCCGGCCGCTCCCGCTGTACGTCGCCTCCCTGCGCGCCCCCGAGCCGGAGCTGATCGAGGAACTGCGGGCCGCCGACGCGATCGTCACGACCGTGCTCGCCGCGGGCGGCACCCGTCCCGCCGAGGCCTCCGCGGGCGGCGACGACGAGTCCTGGGACGCGGGCGCGCTGACCTCCCTCGACGTCCCGATCCTCCAGGCGCTGTGCCTGACCTCCTCGCGCACCGACTGGGAGACGAGCGACGAGGGCGTCTCCCCGCTGGACGCGGCCGGCCAGATCGCCGTCCCCGAGTTCGACGGCCGGCTGATCACCGTCCCGTTCTCCTTCAAGGAGATCGACGCCGACGGACTGCCCGCCTACGTCGCCGACCCCGAGCGCGCCGCCCGCGTCGCCGGCATCGCCGTACGCCACGCCCGGCTGCGCCACATCCCGCCCGCCGACAAGCGGCTCGCGCTGGTCCTCTCCGCCTATCCCACCAAGCACTCCCGCATCGGCAACGCGGTCGGTTTGGACACCCCCGCCAGCGCGGTCGCCCTGCTGCGCCGGCTGCGCGAGGAGGGCTACGACTTCGGCGGCGCCGACGTGCCGGGGCTGGCCTCCGGCGACGGAGACGAGCTGATCATGGCGCTCATCGAGGCGGGCGGCCACGACCAGGACTGGCTCACCGAGGAGCAGCTGGCGCGCAACCCGGTGCGGATCCCGGCGGCCGACTACCGCCGCTGGTTCGCCGCCCTGCCCGAGGAGCTGCGCAGGTCCGTCGAGGAGCACTGGGGGCCGCCGCCCGGCGAGATGTTCGTCGACCGCAGCCGCGACCCGGAGGGCGACATCGTCCTCGCCGCCCTGCGCTTCGGCAACCTGCTGATCCTGATCCAGCCCCCGCGCGGCTTCGGCGAGAACCCGATCGCCATCTACCACGACCCCGACCTGCCGCCCTCGCACCACTACCTGGCCGCCTACCGCTGGATCGCCGCGCGGACCGAGGACGGCGGCTTCGGCGCCGACGCGATGATCCACCTCGGCAAGCACGGCAACCTGGAGTGGCTGCCCGGCAAGAACGCCGGCCTGTCCGCCGCCTGCGGCCCGGACGCGGCCCTCGGCGACCTGCCCCTGGTCTACCCCTTCCTGGTCAACGACCCGGGCGAGGGCACCCAGGCCAAGCGCCGCGCGCACGCCACCCTCGTCGACCACCTCGTCCCGCCGATGGCCCGCGCCGACTCCTACGGCGACATCGCGCGGCTGGAGCAACTCCTCGACGAGTACGCCCAGATCGCGTCCATGGACCCGGCGAAGCTGCCGGCGATCCGCGCCCAGATCTGGACCCTCATCCAGGCCGCCAAGCTCGACCACGACCTCGGTCTCGCCGACCGCCCGGACGACGACGGCTTCGACGACTTCCTGCTGCACGTCGACGGCTGGCTCTGCGAGGTCAAGGACGCCCAGATCCGCGACGGCCTGCACGTCCTCGGCAACCCGCCGGCCGGCGCCGACCGCGTCAACCTCGTCCTCGCGATCCTGCGCGCCCGCCAGATCTGGGGCGGCGCCACCGCGCTGCCCGGCCTTCGCGAGGCGCTCGGCCTCGACGAGTCCGCCGCGACCCGCACGACGGCCGACGAGGCGGAGGCCCGGGCCCGGTCCCTCGTCCAGGCCATGGAGGACGCGGACTGGGACCCGGCCGCCGTCCCGGCCGAGCACGGCGAACAGGTCGCCGCCGTCCTGGAGTTCGCCGCCCGCGAGGTCGTCCCGCGGCTGGCGGGCACCACCGCCGAACTCGACCACGCCGTGCACGCGCTGGCCGGCGGATTCGTGCCCGCGGGCCCCTCCGGCTCACCGTTGCGCGGTCTGGTCAACGTCCTGCCGACCGGCCGCAACTTCTACTCCGTCGACCCCAAGGCCGTCCCCTCCCGGCTCGCCTGGGAGACCGGGCAGGCCCTCGCCGACTCGCTTCTGGAGCGCTACCGCACCGACAACGGCGAATGGCCCACGTCCGTCGGGCTGTCCCTGTGGGGCACGAGCGCGATGCGCACCGCGGGTGACGACGTGGCAGAGGCCCTCGCCCTGCTCGGCGTCCGCCCCGTCTGGGACGACGCCTCGCGCCGCGTGACCGGCGTGGAGCCCGTCCCGCAGGAGGAGCTGGGCCGCCCGCGCATCGACGTCACCCTGCGTATCTCGGGCTTCTTCCGGGACGCCTTCCCGCACACGATCGGGCTGCTGGACGACGCCGTCCGCCTCGCCGCCTCGCTCGACGAGCCGGCCGAGGTCAACCACGTGCGCGCGCACGTCCGGGCCGACCTGGCGGAGCACGGCGACGAACGCCGCGCCACCACCCGCATCTTCGGCTCCCGACCGGGGACGTACGGCGCCGGCCTGCTCCAGCTCATCGACTCCCGCGACTGGCGCACCGACGCCGACCTCGCCGAGGTGTACACGGTGTGGGGCGGCTACGCCTACGGCCGCGAACTGGACGGCCGTCCGGCCCGCGACGAGATGGAGACGGCGTACAAGCGGATCGCGGTGGCCGCGAAGAACACCGACACCCGCGAACACGACATCGCCGACTCCGACGACTACTTCCAGTACCACGGCGGCATGGTCGCCACCGTGCGCGCGCTGCGCGGCACCGCCCCCGAGGCGTACATCGGCGACTCCACCCGCCCCGAGACGGTCCGCACCCGCACCCTCGTCGAGGAGACGTCCCGCGTCTTCCGCGCGCGGGTCGTCAACCCGAAGTGGATCGAGGCGATGCGCCGCCACGGCTACAAGGGCGCCTTCGAACTCGCCGCCACCGTGGACTACCTGTTCGGCTACGACGCCACCACCGGCGTGGTCGCCGACTGGATGTACGACAAACTCACCGAGACCTACGTCCTCGATCCGACGAACCGCGAGTTCCTCCAGCAGGCCAACCCGTGGGCGCTGCACGGCATCGCCGAGCGGCTGCTGGAGGCGCAGTCGCGCGGGATGTGGGCCGAGCCCGACCCGTCGGTGCTGGAGCGGCTGCGGCAGGTGTACCTGGAGACGGAGGGCGACCTCGAGGGCGAGGACTGA
- a CDS encoding PP2C family protein-serine/threonine phosphatase codes for MIGIRRKRPAGALDAVDAIEPPGNAETVVGVLSVTVLVEVLGVLSGSEVWLLGLLVFLPGTASALCTVQQTRFVAAWTTLFVSLTLFLRAGDRAGWLDRSLLVLLTLVLGVVSVYACHRRIAREQEMLRLRSTAAAMQRHILHPLPLLTDDVLVNGVYEPVQEDRLVGGDIYDVVDSPWGTRVLIGDVQGKGLTAVGAAFAVIGAFREAAYREPTLTALVDALDAAVVRHNSYAEQTGDDERFVTALIVCVDADDEAQIVNCGHIPPRLVHEGTVTTAAVDPGVPLGLAELAVEPTTVDWFAFPAGATLVLTTDGLTEARAADGTFYPLDERLMKHLDRSPTELPGALHEDARDFAEDGRRHDDVAILTVRRSPRL; via the coding sequence ATGATCGGTATACGTCGGAAGAGACCTGCCGGCGCCCTCGACGCCGTCGACGCCATCGAGCCCCCGGGCAACGCCGAGACTGTCGTCGGCGTGCTCTCGGTGACGGTGCTGGTCGAGGTGCTCGGCGTGCTGTCCGGGTCCGAGGTGTGGCTGCTCGGGCTCCTGGTCTTCCTGCCGGGGACCGCGTCGGCGCTGTGCACCGTGCAGCAGACCAGGTTCGTCGCCGCGTGGACCACCCTGTTCGTCTCCCTCACCCTGTTCCTGCGGGCCGGCGACCGGGCGGGCTGGCTGGACCGCAGTCTCCTGGTGCTGCTCACCCTGGTCCTGGGGGTGGTCTCCGTGTACGCCTGCCACCGGCGCATCGCGCGTGAGCAGGAGATGCTGCGCCTGCGCTCCACCGCCGCCGCCATGCAGCGGCACATCCTGCATCCCCTCCCCCTGCTCACAGACGACGTCCTCGTCAACGGTGTCTACGAGCCCGTGCAGGAGGACCGGCTCGTCGGCGGTGACATCTACGACGTCGTCGACTCGCCGTGGGGCACACGGGTGTTGATCGGGGACGTCCAGGGCAAGGGCCTGACCGCGGTGGGCGCCGCGTTCGCCGTCATCGGCGCGTTCCGGGAGGCGGCCTACCGGGAGCCCACGCTCACCGCGCTCGTCGACGCCCTCGACGCCGCGGTCGTCCGGCACAACTCCTACGCCGAACAGACCGGCGACGACGAACGGTTCGTCACCGCCCTCATCGTCTGCGTCGACGCGGACGACGAGGCGCAGATCGTCAACTGCGGCCACATACCGCCGCGGTTGGTGCACGAGGGCACCGTCACCACGGCCGCGGTGGACCCGGGCGTCCCGCTCGGCCTCGCCGAACTGGCCGTCGAGCCCACCACGGTGGACTGGTTCGCGTTCCCGGCCGGCGCCACGCTGGTGCTCACCACCGACGGGCTCACCGAGGCCCGTGCCGCCGACGGCACGTTCTATCCGCTCGACGAGCGCCTGATGAAGCACCTCGACCGCTCCCCCACCGAACTGCCCGGCGCCCTGCACGAGGACGCCCGCGACTTCGCGGAGGACGGCCGCCGCCACGACGACGTCGCCATCCTGACCGTCCGCCGGTCACCGCGGCTCTGA
- a CDS encoding helix-turn-helix domain-containing protein, translated as MKELAGRLTALDPDAGTAVRVIAYFDRLVEGRAGVEALMRGAAVLAGVPARLVDADRRVCVRVEADGVRRDCDLPPDPAWPSAALSPDGAPALWLERADATPSVVDAVILERAAGAARLVLDRTRGRAPLTDPALVETLLDAAAAEPARLYAARRLGLDVLAPARALATPAGRPRVVPASAAPGAAEPPAVRTGVGPAVPVLELPGSWDAARTALRFTAEGGPLDPGPWVVSAEELGGVALLAELIAPGAEPPPDVRALDTAAADAPWLLTTLYAVTATASLRAAAAEVNVHHSTLQDRLAHAEHLLGWPVRTPQGRLRLHLALTMRRLTRP; from the coding sequence ATGAAAGAGCTGGCGGGGCGCCTGACCGCACTGGACCCGGACGCCGGAACCGCCGTGCGCGTCATCGCGTACTTCGACCGGCTGGTGGAGGGCCGCGCCGGGGTCGAGGCGCTGATGCGCGGGGCCGCGGTGCTCGCGGGGGTGCCGGCACGGCTCGTCGACGCCGACCGGCGGGTGTGCGTCCGGGTCGAGGCCGACGGCGTCCGGCGGGACTGCGACCTGCCGCCGGACCCCGCGTGGCCGTCCGCCGCGCTGAGCCCGGACGGGGCGCCCGCCCTCTGGCTGGAACGCGCCGACGCGACGCCGAGCGTGGTCGACGCGGTGATCCTGGAGCGGGCCGCGGGCGCGGCCCGGCTCGTGCTGGACCGCACCCGCGGCCGGGCCCCGCTGACCGATCCGGCCCTCGTCGAGACGCTTCTGGACGCCGCCGCGGCCGAGCCGGCCCGGCTGTACGCCGCCCGCCGTCTCGGCCTCGACGTCCTCGCACCGGCCCGCGCCCTCGCCACGCCGGCGGGCCGGCCCAGGGTCGTCCCCGCGTCCGCCGCACCCGGCGCCGCCGAGCCCCCTGCCGTCCGCACCGGGGTCGGCCCGGCGGTGCCCGTGCTGGAGCTGCCGGGGTCGTGGGACGCGGCCCGGACCGCGCTGCGGTTCACCGCAGAAGGGGGCCCGCTGGATCCCGGGCCCTGGGTGGTGTCCGCCGAGGAGCTCGGCGGGGTCGCGCTGCTGGCCGAGCTCATCGCACCGGGCGCCGAACCTCCCCCGGACGTCAGGGCGTTGGACACGGCCGCCGCGGACGCGCCCTGGCTGCTGACCACGCTGTACGCCGTCACCGCGACGGCGAGTCTGCGGGCGGCGGCGGCCGAGGTCAACGTGCACCACTCCACGCTCCAGGACCGGCTGGCCCACGCCGAACACCTGCTGGGCTGGCCGGTGCGCACCCCGCAGGGCCGGCTGCGGCTGCACCTCGCGCTCACGATGCGAAGGCTGACCCGGCCGTAG